A segment of the Populus alba chromosome 9, ASM523922v2, whole genome shotgun sequence genome:
aatacaaattattttttaggattcaAACAATATCATCTTAAAATATTGTATTATAAATCTTGGCCTataaatatttggatttttttaatattaatttcttatctattcagaatttattttaaacctattatttttccatgttaaaataattaattaatttggttgaatttgtttattaaatggTTGGTTAATTGattagtattttaaaagtgcattttatcaaggttttatatcatcattttgtacttaaagtatcaataacttcttaactagtgcatgttttataataacaagtctgataatataagatagctttaatttatggtaaatgtttattttaaatgcaggcatatcttacaattcaaatgattgattgatgtgattaactattaaaaatgaaaggacaaataaaaggctaaacttagaaaagatatattgatttaattcaaattggaacattattcagtcattgggtcatatctagagctgtagatcttgaatTTTAGTTTGGGTTATATGGCTAGAAAGCTAAGAAATAGGCCTTCAACTTTCATGAGAGTGGAAGACCCAAATCTGtcgttttcaaattcaaagcttGGCCATAAAAGAGAAGTCAAAATCTATCATGCAATCCAACCCAAACACTACTCAGAATTTTacccataactggagttctatAAGGTAAAATGACGTCAAATTTGGTGGGtggaaagataagataatttccaacaactttcatgagaCCACTTgctcaaattctgatgttaacaATGATATTTCATCTAGACAAGAGGCTTGAGGACTATACATCACGTCCACAAGAAGCATTATTCAGTATTTTAGCAATATCTCGATTTGTAGTGATCCAAATGCTATGAAATGTTGTGGGTGGAAAGAGGAGATGATTTCCAACAACTCTCATGAATAATACTTTGCCAAATTCTGATTGCATCAATGTCATTTCATCCAGCCAAAATGCTTGAGTGCTGTTGTTCATCAAGTTCACTAAATCAATAGTTAACGAGtacatcaataatcaattaccaaatgaataattctgaattttagcatgtaaaaggaggcatttgtcattcatttaggcatcttggtttttagatcaagatcatgttcttgctttctttgtatttttgtagtGTTTAAgctttatttcatgttatagtagttttttgtttgtgtttttcatttcctctactatacttagttaactatgttcttatcttgtttatttatgttcttattcttcataatgtttagctaagtttatcatatcaaggtgaaaaggttttaCTAATAGTgttaaaataagtataatataaactcaatatgaacttaaatgtttatatccaagaaaatttgatattaacatgtcttatctttttattttatcaatccttaatatcttgcttattaaatggttaatctaaatttgtattgtataacacttggtacatcaaatgcttgatccttcatagtcttCCGCTGACATTATTgttatgaaagaaacttgatttgttgtcaacataagttagcatcatgaatacttgataaaatttatatgtatcatgtaaataaaatgattaatatgatcatgatgatgataatttataaagagtttatattttacttatctctaatactattagtggatcttctaaccttaataattgttttatctttgtttttatctttacattaatATCATTTCTCACAATTCTCTttgacttttattattattattaatttatataattaatctcTATATGATTTGATACTAATATTAtcggattatttattattctgaTCCTCTTGTACTTGGAATCATTAATTCAAATGATTCCATAAATCTTGTCATTGTTTCTTAAAATGGATAAGATTATAGCACTCAATTACTACttaatcaaacaagaaaaaaaaacgatagaaatagaaaaaagacgAGAGCTAAATGGGTAGGCATAAGTGTAGTGGGTTAAGGATAAGCAGCATCTTTCATTAGGAGACGAGACGAGAGCCACGCCAACGCATGAGGTGTCCACCTAAAGTTTATGTATCGGCTACGGCATGGCATCGCATGACAAGACATGACGTATTTGAATTCtactatttattatatttcatttattactattttcttttaaagggAATTGAAAGGGAGAATAgctgttatttttttgaagtttttttttaaatatattaaaataataatttttttatttttaaaaaaatatttttaatattaatacattaaaaatattctaaaaacatcataaaaatattaatttgaaataaaaataataataaataacaaatatttttaaaatatttttaaaatattaaaaataaagaatctcTGAGTGGATCGCAAGAATCATGTACAGAATTGTCATTTTCAGTTAGCTATCAAGGCGCAGTGATTTTTCTAAGATTGTATCGTTCTTCtgccatagttttttttttaatatattaaaataataattttttattttttaaaaaatatttttaatattaatacattaaaatattctaaaaacaccataaaaatattaatttaaaataaaaataataataaataataaatatttttaaaacattaaaaataaaagaatctcTGAGTGGATCGAAGAATCATATACAGAATTGTCATTTTCAGTTAGCTATCAAGGCGCAGTGATTTTTCTAAGATTGTATCGTTCTTCTGCATAGTGCATAGAGTCAAAGATGGCCACCCAGGAATAACGTCGTTGAAATGGATTTTTCaccctttaaattaaattaaattataaataaatctcaGACACATACTTGACTTATAAGTTTATTCATTGGAATGGGGCGTTTGCAGATTTGCCCTTGCACTAAAATATTGAGGTCAATTTAGTCTTTTCACGGGATCCAAATTAATCAAGAGCAAAAAGTTATTCGtatgttattttttcactttaaaatgacaaaaaaaaaatcccttaaaGCTATTAAACTGGTTTTTCAAGAGCTTATTTGTCCTTGACACTTTCTTAAACGTTGTAAAAGACTGATGTACACTTACaagcaaaaacaattaactTATATTCaggagttttttattttttcaaactggtttttttattattataataaaaaaaatttataagcaatttgattatatatatataaaacctggCACATGAGCTTTTCTTGTGCTATTTATGTGGTTATTTAAATAGTAGCTTTCAAGGCGGTGTTGAAATTGTCTTGGCAACCCCTCCATATCTAAATTACGCTTGTGGTCAACCAACTTAAGGTTTGGTGCTAacaactttttcttcttcttttttttcgaCTCCTTGATTAATTCAAGGCGGTGTTGAAATTGTCTTGACAGCCTCTTCACGTTTAGGTTACGCTCGTGGTCACTCAACTTAAGATTTTGGTGctaacaatattttcttttactcCTTGATTTCTACACCTGACCCTCTAAAACTTAAAaccaacattttaatttttcttggaatttgatctcttttcttgtaattattattgattttatttgaaataatttatagaattgaaaattttttatttattaaatttgaatctttattcttttgattgttatttatttgttttagatggttttttgaatttatttttttattattttatcctttaatttttttcctatcaaatttgatcatcattttctccatttttttaagctcatgtctctttaattttatcattcggtatttatttaattagagattaggttccattatttttttatttcatttcaatagAAACTTTCATtggttttgaaaataacatgGGTTATATTGAATCTTTTTACTTGTTgctctttgttaaatttaactttttttgagaaatttaatttttttaaaattttaatttaattaattaattaattaattataaacatTTTCTCCCATGAATTATTTGTGTCAATGGATTCGTTCAATCCAAAACTTGAGATAAAGGGTGTAATCTGAAAAAAGATTCATAAATGGTTGTTAATGGAGTTGAAGTTACCAAATTTAGAGGGGCCAGTGTCTATTTATGCCTAATTGCTccacatatatatagaaatataatataaaaatggaAACAAATAGACTAGAAACGACATCTTTTATGTCAATGACACCAAAAAAAGAggatattaaattaatggaATTGAGATATGGACAGAATATAATAGAATAAAGCCACTTTGAGGTTTTCTATGAAATGAAGCATGAAACGAAGACACTACGAAGAAATTCCGAGAATTACAAAGAAAACTTCGAGTTAATATTGGTTGAAAAGTagttttccctctctttttttccaagaaaaagcTTTGGAGAAGGTTCGAATGCGCCCAAGTCATAGCAATGTGATGAgacttgtttatatataattcaatctTTAGACTGAGGATTTGAAACTGTAACAACAAATAAGGAGAAACTCGAAGCGAAAAAAGTTTGTTCTTTTACCAATGTGTAACTGAAGAAGCAAAAACAATCTTCTGCACGTTCTTATGATGATTGCATCGTTCAAATCATTGCGCTTTCTACTCGGCCTGTTTGTTTCCTTGAAGCTCTTGGCCTTAGCTCAAGACGAAAACCACTTCATCTATCATGGCTTCACTGGAGCCAACCTGCTCCTCAGCGGGATTGCAAAAATCCATCCAAATGGGCTCTTAGAGCTGACAAACACTTCAAAACAGCAAATTGGCCGTGCTTTCTTCCCATTCCCTTTTCAGTTCAACACATCTTTAATCAACAATTCTCGGTCTCTCTCGTTCTCTACCCAGTTTGCGTTTGCCATGGTCCCAGAGCTGCCTACACTTGGTGGCCATGGCATGGCCTTCACAATCTCTCCATCTGTGGACTTCACAGGGGCTATGGCAACTCAGTACTTTGGAATCCTCAATTCTACAAGCAAAGGCCTACCTTCAAACCATCTATTGGCAGTTGAGCTGGATGCAGTTCCAAGCCCGGATCTTAAAGACATCAATGACAGCCACGTTGGAATTGATGTCAACAGCTTGGTATCCATTGAATCTGCTCCGGTGACCTACTTTTCAGATGAGGAAAAGGAGAATAAGAGCTTGACTCTCATAAGTGGTCATGTGATGCACGTGTGGATAGATTATGATGAAGCAGAGAAGCTACTCAATGTTACAGTTGCTCCTGTCACAAGAACAAAACCAACCTTGCCTCTCTTGTCAACATCTCTCGATCTTTCTTCTGTTATGTTGGATTCTATGTACGTTGGTTTTTCTTCATCTACTGGAGCAGTGGCTAGCAGCCACTATATTCTGGGGTGGAGCTTCAACAGAGGCGGACAAGCTCAAAGTCTTGATGTGTCGAAGTTGCCTTCACTTCCCTctcaaagaaaatcaagaaagaaaccATATTTAAGAATTCTGGCCCCAACAATAACAGCAATCATTTTTCTGGTAGCAATCTCTGGTGCTGCTTATATAACAAGGAGGAAGAAATATGAGGAACTGCGCGAAGATTGGGAACAGGAGTATGGTCCTCAAAGATTCTCCTACAAGGATTTATACAAAGCAACTACAGGTTTCACAGACAGGAAGTTGCTGGGAAGTGGAGGTTTTGGAAAGGTTTACAGAGGAGTACTGCCTTCTTCCAACATGCAAGTCGCGATCAAGAAAGTATCCCATGATTCCAAACAAGGAACTAAGCAGTTTGTTGCTGAGATTGCTAGCATGGGAAGGCTGAGGCACAGGAACTTGGTCCAGCTCCTAGGCTATTGCCGGAGAAAGGGAGAGCTCCTCTTGGTCTATGATTACATGCCCCGCGGAAGCCTTGATAAACTCCTATTTTGCAATGACACACCCAGCCTTAATTGGGTTCAGCGATATCATGTCCTCAGaggagttgcgtctgccctTCTTTACCTCCATGAAGAGTGGGAACAGGTTGTTCTGCATAGAGATGTGAAAGCTAGCAATATACTGTTAGATGATGATTTCAATGGTCGCCTAGGAGATTTTGGGCTTGCTAAATTATATGATCGCGGGGCGAATCCTCAAACAACCTGTGTGGTTGGAACAGTTGGATATATTGCGCCAGAGGTTACTAGAACAGGAAGGGCCACTACCAGCAGTGATGTTTTTGCTTTTGGCACTTTTATGCTTGAAATGGCTTGTGGAAGGAAACCTTTAGAGCCAGAACAATCAGCAGAAAAGATGGTTTTGGTTGACTGGGTTCTTGATTCCTGGAAAATAGGAGACATTCTTCGAACAGGTGATCCAAAATTGGAAGGTAATTACGTGGTGGAGGAAATGGAATTGGTTTTGAAGCTAGGTCTGCTTTGTTCGTTCTCTACACCACAAGCTAGGCCAAGCATGAGGCAAATTGCGCAATATCTGGATGGGAATGCTAGCCTGCCAGAGATGCCGCTTGATGGTGCTAGCATAGGTTTGATGCCAGTTAGTCATGAAGAGCCTGGGGATTTCAACTTGTCTTTCCATAGATCTAATGATTACTCTGCTCCTTCCTTCTCTAGTACCGACTCAATCCTCAGCCGTGGTCGTTGAATCATGGCTTAACGAGGTAAAAATTCTTTAACCTCAAGACTAACAGCTGGCATGTGGCAAGCCTGGTATTGGTGGTGAAGAGGAAGGTCTTAGAAGGTTTGTGCATACCATGGTAATCCTCAAAGCACCACAAAGACTGCTCCAAGAGgggttaattaattagcatagAAACATAGgtataatttatgatttaagcAAAACACATGGTTGAAATAGTACAATGTTTGATGAAACAATGCTGGTCAATGATGGCCGTGTAGCTTCTTCCATTCTCCTCCGTGCTCTAACACATGGTTGAAACATAGGTACAATGTATGATTTAAGCAAAACACATGGTTGAAATAGTACAATGTTTGATGAAACAATGCTGGTCAGTGATGGCcgtgttccttttttttataaaactctcCACTTACTTCTGTTATGGATTAAAATGATTAATCACTTATGCCTGCCTCGTTTTTACATATTGAACTATTCTGACTTCTGATATAGTGACTGCAGAAAGCATAGGCTTCAGTCAACCTTCTAAAATACAGAAAATTCAACACCCAGTATCATCGATTATCCTAACTAGAGTGCAGCTCAGTGTGATATGGCTGCTGGCCGGGTGGTTTATTCACAGACTAGtagtggaataaaaaaaatggtgataatGTATCTTCATGCTGATGTTATACACACACATAACTGTTTTAACATTGCAACAAAATTTGCAATAAGAAGGCAGCGATACTAATAACCCTGCTTTCAGAAAGAGTGTAGATACCTAATTACCTAATGAAAAGGCTAGAGATGTTTGATCAATAAGCTTCCATCATTTCTCCTGGTCGTTGAACCAACAATGCTTCATGGAGGATTGATTACGTAAATATGTATATTAAGACTTGTTCGATGTTAAATATAAAGGAAGGTGCCGTAGAATTTTGAAGATTGTAGCATTtctgaaattgtttttcaaccACTTGTATCTTGTAAGTTGTTACCATAGAATAGTCACCCTCCCTACAGACCGTAAGCCCAGAGGTAAGGAGGGCTTGTAGGAGTATTCAAACTGTGTCAAAATTATATAGTTCGATTATTAATGTACATATATTTCTTAACTAGTAGAATTAATAGATTTATGAAACACATAACAAATTCTATTTAAACTTAGCATGCATTGTCAATCTATCCTGGTTGATTATTGTCAATCTTGGTTGATTAAAGTCAATGTCTTttgcatcaaataaataataatttatataaacaaaatagatTTACCTACTTcctaaaagaataaagaaagcaGGTTATGTTGCTATAAATTAATGATTCAATCatttattataaatgttaaatttcttgtCTTTATTGTAAACACTCTCAATATTCAAGATTCAAACAacattatcttaaaatattacaCTATAAATCAAggcctaaaaataattttgaaacactcaattaaaaatgataataaactcAAGCCTTAGTCGAGCGCTTAATTTAAGCTCAAAATCTAGATTGTCTGGAGTCTCTCTCATTTAAAAGCTTTTGTTCCTTACAAGTCAATTTAAACCTTGAACTTCTTACTAtatagattataaaataatataatctttcaatttgaaattaatgttatttaaatttattaagattaatttcttattcatgtataatttattttaaatatattattttttatgttaaaataattaattaatttagggaatacttttttaaaatggttgGTTAATTCAAATGATCCCCATAAATCTTGTCAATGTTtcttaaaattgatgaaattatagaaCTCAAATCCatttaatcaaaaaagaaaagaaaaaagaaaggacgAGAGCTAAATGGCTAGAGGCATGAGTGGAGCGGATTTTAAATATACATGCATCTTACCATTAGGAGACGGGACGAGAGCCACGCCAACGCATTAGGTGTTAGTTGCTCAACCCCAAGCTTCTTTTTTAAACCATTACGAGTCCGTTACGTTATTTAAAatgtggtaataattattttttaaaatattttttatttaaaaaatatataaaaataatattttttattttttaaaaattatttttgatatcaatacataataataatttaaaataccaaaaaattattaattttaaataaaaaaataaaaacttttttaaaatgcaaacgTACTACTACTAAAACTACATTTACTTGTTTATTATCATCTTTACCCTCTCCTTCTTTCTTGATCAAAACCCAAAGTAGACTAAAAATTTAGAGTTAAGCATTGAGACTCAATCAGAGAGCACACTTCGACCATCCTTCAAGGATTAGAGttgttgataaattttttattttaaaatatatttaaataatattttttattttaaaaaattatttttaaatatcaatacatcaaaatgatctaaacacattaaaaaaatattaatttaaaataaaaatataaaaaaataattttttttttaaaatatttttaaaatacaaaaataaataatacatttgCATTAAAGAGAGAATTGTCATTTTCAATTAGCTATCAATATTTAACAAGGAGCAGTGCTTTTTCTAAGATGGGATCGTTCTTTTGTATAAAGTCAAAGATGGCTACCTAGAAATAACGTCGTTGAAAAGGGATTTTCATGTTATGCTcaccttttaaattaaattaaattaaaaataaataaataaatctcacGCATACTTGAGCAAGGTTATTCATTGGATTGGTGGATTTACAGAATTGCCCTTGTACTGAAATATTGAGATCAATTTAGTCTGGGATCCATTTATCTTGTCAGATTCATCAAGAGCAAAAAGATCttcacatgttatttttttcgctttaaaatgacaaaaaagcctttaaaagaaaaggagttattAAACTGATTTTCAAGGGCTTATTTGTCCTTACACTTTATTGACTGTAGTAAAAAactgatgtaaaaaaataattaacttgcaTACTGGATTTTCCatctttttcaaactttttttttgttataataaagttgatttaaaagcaatttaattatttaataaatataaatattgaaaaacaactggCACATGagcttttttttgtgttatttgtgTGGCTAGTAAGATGATATTAGGA
Coding sequences within it:
- the LOC118034656 gene encoding L-type lectin-domain containing receptor kinase SIT2-like, translated to MMIASFKSLRFLLGLFVSLKLLALAQDENHFIYHGFTGANLLLSGIAKIHPNGLLELTNTSKQQIGRAFFPFPFQFNTSLINNSRSLSFSTQFAFAMVPELPTLGGHGMAFTISPSVDFTGAMATQYFGILNSTSKGLPSNHLLAVELDAVPSPDLKDINDSHVGIDVNSLVSIESAPVTYFSDEEKENKSLTLISGHVMHVWIDYDEAEKLLNVTVAPVTRTKPTLPLLSTSLDLSSVMLDSMYVGFSSSTGAVASSHYILGWSFNRGGQAQSLDVSKLPSLPSQRKSRKKPYLRILAPTITAIIFLVAISGAAYITRRKKYEELREDWEQEYGPQRFSYKDLYKATTGFTDRKLLGSGGFGKVYRGVLPSSNMQVAIKKVSHDSKQGTKQFVAEIASMGRLRHRNLVQLLGYCRRKGELLLVYDYMPRGSLDKLLFCNDTPSLNWVQRYHVLRGVASALLYLHEEWEQVVLHRDVKASNILLDDDFNGRLGDFGLAKLYDRGANPQTTCVVGTVGYIAPEVTRTGRATTSSDVFAFGTFMLEMACGRKPLEPEQSAEKMVLVDWVLDSWKIGDILRTGDPKLEGNYVVEEMELVLKLGLLCSFSTPQARPSMRQIAQYLDGNASLPEMPLDGASIGLMPVSHEEPGDFNLSFHRSNDYSAPSFSSTDSILSRGR